Proteins from a genomic interval of Clostridium sp. M62/1:
- a CDS encoding RNA 2'-phosphotransferase, whose product MTVNLTAISRYISLILRHKPEVIGITLNEHGWADVNALIRGIRETREPAFSKELLDEIVRTDSKQRYAYNEDHSLIRASQGHSIPVDVELTQAMPPEFLWHGTGEKYTASIEKTGLIPKSRLYVHLSKDMDTAIAVGKRHGKPVVYQVSAGRMARAGYAFYLSANGVWLTKEVPTEFFQRLPQEI is encoded by the coding sequence ATCACCGTGAATCTGACTGCCATCAGCCGCTATATCAGCCTGATCCTGCGCCATAAGCCGGAAGTCATCGGCATTACCCTGAACGAACACGGGTGGGCCGACGTAAATGCGCTGATCCGGGGGATTAGGGAAACCAGGGAACCCGCCTTCTCCAAGGAACTGCTGGACGAAATCGTCCGCACCGACAGCAAACAGCGCTATGCTTACAATGAAGACCATTCATTGATCCGGGCCAGCCAGGGCCACTCCATTCCCGTGGATGTGGAGCTGACGCAGGCCATGCCGCCGGAGTTCCTCTGGCACGGCACAGGGGAGAAATATACGGCTTCCATTGAGAAAACCGGCCTGATCCCCAAAAGCCGGCTTTACGTCCATCTTTCCAAGGATATGGATACAGCCATTGCCGTAGGAAAACGGCATGGAAAACCTGTTGTTTATCAGGTCAGCGCTGGGCGTATGGCGCGGGCCGGTTACGCCTTCTATCTTTCCGCAAACGGTGTATGGTTGACAAAGGAAGTTCCCACAGAATTTTTTCAAAGACTTCCGCAGGAAATTTAA
- a CDS encoding PF20097 family protein → MELFLWGVFGKRKTTSSQFIDEQKGVMLMKCPKCGKDMKPGYLQTSKIVAFNKRKHKISLNPECEDDVMIARKAFTGTDFPGFICKECGLILFDYKNGTSRF, encoded by the coding sequence TTGGAATTATTTCTATGGGGTGTTTTTGGAAAGAGAAAAACAACTAGCTCACAGTTCATTGATGAGCAAAAAGGAGTAATGCTGATGAAATGTCCTAAGTGTGGAAAAGATATGAAGCCGGGTTATTTACAGACATCGAAGATTGTCGCATTTAACAAAAGAAAACATAAAATTTCATTAAATCCTGAGTGTGAGGATGATGTTATGATTGCCCGAAAGGCATTTACGGGAACAGATTTTCCAGGCTTTATCTGTAAAGAGTGCGGCCTGATTTTATTTGATTATAAGAACGGTACATCTCGCTTTTGA